The Nonlabens sp. Hel1_33_55 genome contains the following window.
ACAGATGCATTATTGAAAATGCGTCATGATCTCCAATTCTGTAAAAAATGCCATAATGTTAGTGATACAGAACTTTGTGAGATATGTGCAAGCCACAGTCGTGATGAATCCATCGTTTGCGTCGTTGAGGACATTCGGGATGTGATGGCGATAGAAAATACCAGCCAGTACCGCGGTTTATATCATGTTTTAGGTGGTAAAATAAGCCCGATGGATGGAGTAGGACCGCAAGATTTGAAAGTCGCGTCACTGGTAAGGCGAGTCAAAGAAGATGGAGTTAAAGAAATAATTTTTGCGTTGAGTCCAACTATAGAAGGTGATACCACTAACTTTTATATTTTCAAACAATTGGATGGGCTTGAGATCAATACTTCCACTATTGCTCGTGGTATATCTGTTGGTGATGAATTGGAGTTTGCAGATGAGGTTACATTAGGTCGCAGTATTCTTCATCGTGTTCCCTACGAGAATTCTATGAAGAATTAAAAAATGAAACTCTCTGTCATCATTTTAAATTACAATGCACGAGTCTTTCTGGAATTGTGTGTTGAAAGTGTGCTGCGCGCAACGCAACATTTGGATGCAGAGGTGATTGTAGCAGACAACGATTCTACAGATGATAGCATTGAGAGACTTCTGCGCATATTTCCTCAAGTCAAAGTAATAAGGCTAGATGACAATTATGGCTTCTCAAAAGGCAACAATGTCGCGGTTGAGCAGGCTAGAGGTGAATACATCTGCCTCGTGAATCCTGATGTGATTGTTGGAGAACAAGTATTTGAAAATTGCCTAGCTTTCTTTAATAAAAAGGATCAAGAAGTTAACGCTGAACCAAATCTAAATATAAAAGCGGAAGCAAAATCAGGCTTCTTAGGCATCAAACTCATAGATGGTAGCGGAAAGTATCTACCAGAAAGCAAACGACGTATTCCAACTAGAAAAGGAATTTTGAAAAAGATGCTGGGCTTCTCTGATAGCTATTATGACCAGCGCATTCAAGAAGATGAAAACGGTCCAACCGAAATATTAGTCGGTGCTTTTCTCATGACGAGAAAGTCTGTTTACTTAGAACTGGGCGGTCTTGATGAACGCTATTTTATGTACGGCGAGGATATTGACCTCACATACACAGCGACTAAATACGGATTCCATAACTATTATCTAGGTAGTGAAACTGCTATTCATTTTAAGGGAGAAAGTACCGTTAAAGATGCCAAATATCTAGAGCGATTTTATGGTGCGATGTACCTCTTCTATGAAAAGCATTATCCTAACGGGAAATGGTTGAGCAAGTTTTTGAAGTTTGCAGCTCCTAAACTTTTAGGCAATAAGAAACCGGAAGCACCTCAAGAGGTTGATCAACTACCATTAGTATGCGTTACAAATGATGATGAATATCAGCCGGAATGGGCAGAACGATCCATGTCTTTTAATGATTTTACATCTGAGAAGGATAAGAGCTGTAAGTATGTTTTTGATTTGGATAGTTTGGATAATTCTAATCTGATTCAAAATATGAATCGCACTAGCGGAATTACTTGCAAATACAGATTTCTAAACCCAAATAGAACAGCATACGCAGGCAGTGATTCTAGTTCTTATCGCGGTGAGGTAAGGATCCTTTAAAGAATAAGGAAGGTTTTTGAGGTATTACCATTGAAATCTTAAATATTTCCTATCACAATGCGATATTCATAATCGGTTAGGTATTATTAGTACTTTTGCAAAATATTAAAACAAACTAGGTTTTTAAGATATGGCTCGATTTGAATTGAAGTTGCCCAAAATGGGAGAATCTGTAGCAGAAGCTACCATTACCTCATGGCTTAAGAATGTAGGTGATGCCATTGAAATGGATGAGCCTGTACTAGAAATCGCCACTGATAAGGTCGATAGTGAAGTGCCTAGTGAAGTAGACGGCAAGCTTGTTGAAATTCTTTTTGAAGTTGATGATGTTGTCAAAGTAGGGCAAACCATAGCCATCATAGAAACCGACGGTGATGATGAAGGAGATTCAGAGAATTCAAGTGATGATTCAAATGAAGTAGAAGAAACCATAGTTGAAATTGGAGCACCAGCTGGCTATGCAGAGCAAGCTACTAAAACTGCTGAAGAACAAGTCGAAAAAGGATTAGACACTGCTGGGAAGAATGATTACGCTTCAACCGACTCATTCTACTCACCGTTAGTAAAGAATATAGCCAAGGAAGAAAATATCTCCATGGAAGAACTGGAGTCCATATCTGGCACCGGTAAGGATGCAAGAGTAACTAAAAACGATATTCTAAAGTTCGTAGAAAATCGCAAAAGTGGTAAGGTTGCTCAAACTTCAAAAGCTCCTGAAAGTAAAGCAGCTCCAGCCAGTCATACTGCAGCTCCTAAACAGGCGCCTAAGGCTACACCGGTTTCAGTGAACGGCGATGATGAGATCATAGAAATGACACGCATGGGTAAAATGATTGCTCACCACATGGTGGCATCTGTACAAACCAGCGCGCACGTTCAAAGCTTTATAGAATGTGACGTGACAAACATCTGGAACTGGAGAAAGAAAAATAAAGAAACC
Protein-coding sequences here:
- the recR gene encoding recombination mediator RecR; protein product: MNFSSKILEEAVNQVSQLPGIGKRTALRLVLHLMRQPEQNTDLLTDALLKMRHDLQFCKKCHNVSDTELCEICASHSRDESIVCVVEDIRDVMAIENTSQYRGLYHVLGGKISPMDGVGPQDLKVASLVRRVKEDGVKEIIFALSPTIEGDTTNFYIFKQLDGLEINTSTIARGISVGDELEFADEVTLGRSILHRVPYENSMKN
- a CDS encoding glycosyltransferase family 2 protein, which gives rise to MKLSVIILNYNARVFLELCVESVLRATQHLDAEVIVADNDSTDDSIERLLRIFPQVKVIRLDDNYGFSKGNNVAVEQARGEYICLVNPDVIVGEQVFENCLAFFNKKDQEVNAEPNLNIKAEAKSGFLGIKLIDGSGKYLPESKRRIPTRKGILKKMLGFSDSYYDQRIQEDENGPTEILVGAFLMTRKSVYLELGGLDERYFMYGEDIDLTYTATKYGFHNYYLGSETAIHFKGESTVKDAKYLERFYGAMYLFYEKHYPNGKWLSKFLKFAAPKLLGNKKPEAPQEVDQLPLVCVTNDDEYQPEWAERSMSFNDFTSEKDKSCKYVFDLDSLDNSNLIQNMNRTSGITCKYRFLNPNRTAYAGSDSSSYRGEVRIL
- a CDS encoding dihydrolipoamide acetyltransferase family protein, whose protein sequence is MARFELKLPKMGESVAEATITSWLKNVGDAIEMDEPVLEIATDKVDSEVPSEVDGKLVEILFEVDDVVKVGQTIAIIETDGDDEGDSENSSDDSNEVEETIVEIGAPAGYAEQATKTAEEQVEKGLDTAGKNDYASTDSFYSPLVKNIAKEENISMEELESISGTGKDARVTKNDILKFVENRKSGKVAQTSKAPESKAAPASHTAAPKQAPKATPVSVNGDDEIIEMTRMGKMIAHHMVASVQTSAHVQSFIECDVTNIWNWRKKNKETFLKREGENLTFTPIFMEAVAQAIKEFPMINISLDGDRVIKRKNINLGMAAALPDGNLIVPVIKNADQLNLVGMAKAVNDLAGRARDGKLKPDDTQGGTYTVTNVGTFGSVMGTPIINQPQVAILALGAIRKVPAVVETPDGDFIGIRMKMFLSHSYDHRVVNGALGGQFVQRVAQLLEGFDPDRSI